One Leuconostoc mesenteroides subsp. mesenteroides ATCC 8293 genomic window, TCTTCATTTCCCTTCAACAAATTGACACGGCCAATTTCTTTGAGGTACATACGCACTGGATCGTTAATTTTAATACCAGCTGGGGTTTCCTCGGCTTCTGCTAACTCTTGATCAGTGGGTTTGTTCTGCTTGGCCTTTAACACTTCTGGCGCTGGATCACCATTGTCATCAACAATTGCTATACCGGCATCTTCAACTTTTTCCATCAGACGTTCGATGTTTTCTTCATCTAAGTTAAAGGGCTCAGCTAAACGCTTTGAAAGTGCTGCATATGTTATTTGTTTTGCTGCTTTATACTCAGCAATTAACGCTTTGGTTGCCTTGTCGTACTCAGGATTTTTTAGTGGACCAGACTTTTTGGCTGATTTTGGCTTTGAAGCTTTTCCAGCTGCTGCCGCTTGTTCAGGAGTCTTTCCTTGTGCCAAAGCTAATAGTTCAGCCTTCTTTGCTCGACTATTATAAGCAATTTTTTGCTCATCAAGATAATCTTTAATATCTGAAATTTTACTTGAACTTGAAATAATTGTCATTTTTACTCCTATATTTTACAATGAGGCTATTTAATTAACATCGATTCGACTAATGTTGTCGTTTTTTTATGTTAATTAATTCAGTTGAAAGTTGAACTAGTTTGGCATCATCATGCTGTTGCTTAGCGATTTCAATTAGTTGTTTTAATTCCTGAACACGATTTGACACAGGTGCTTCTTCCATAATTATACGCAAATAATCTTGAACCGCATCATTTTCGACCTTTATATCGCCAAAACTGTGATCAATGGCCATAATTTTTTGATTCAAATTTGGCTTTTGTATAAAATCCATAAATTGAGCAATATCAAATGTCCCCAAATGATCTCGTTGATAAATTTCAGTCAGCATCATTAGCAATTGATACTCAGGATGAACAAAAGCAAATCCCGCTGTCGATTTAACACGTTCCAGCGTATACGGATCTTTAATCATTGCCATGATTAAGGCACGCTCTGCCAACTCAACCTTTGAAATTTTTTGATATCGATTAGGCTCAACTGGAAAACCAAATTCATATTCAGGGACCTTTGGGCTAAAGTCACTCGCAACATGAGATGATTGCGAAACTGATTGATGACTATTTTGCACTTTTACTGACTGCTTAGTTGGTTGTAGTTGTGCTTGTAATGCTTGCTTTGATGTACCAAAACTCATTTGCAATCCGAGTCAGCTGAATATCTTGTTCAACTGGCGTAGCTGTATATAATATTTGCATGACTTCATGCAAGAACGTTAGGTACTGCGCTTGATTACTTAGATTCTTACCATTTCTGGCTGCATTGACCAAAAACTCAATTGGTGTTAAAACGCTTTGATTTAGTGACTTTTTTAAAACTTGTAATCCGCGCTGTATTCGAACTTCATCCGGATCAAGCAAGTCAGGCAGATGGACAACACCGACTTCTATATCTTTAGCATTATTTTTAAAGAGCTCAATTGAACGCCTTGCAGCATTTTGCCCCGCTTCATCACTATCATAAACAAGAAGTATTCTTTTCGCAATACGTGAAAGCTGTCGGACATGATCAGGTGTTAGCGCGGTTCCCATGGTTGCAACGCCAACTTTTTCATCGGCCATGTGTGCTGAAATAACATCCATAAAGCCTTCAAAAATCATCGCCGTACCCGTTTGTCTAATGACATTTTTGGCTCGATCTAGATTATATAGAATACGCCCTTTAGTAAAAAATGGGCTTTCTGGACTGTTCATATATTTGATTGAATTTTCAGCGTCTAGCGATCGACCAGAAAAGCCAACAACTTGACCCCGTTCAGTTTTTATTGGCCAAACGATACGCCCTGAAAAACGATCACGCATGTCACCACTCACAGTATTCGTGATAAATAGCTCGGAAGCCATTAATATTTCATGAGATAAATTTTTCTCCTTCGCATAACTCAATAGAAGGTTATCGTCCGGAACAAAACCAATCCCAAATTCCTTAATAATCTCATCACTTAATTGCCTTTTATCATGAAGATAGGCTAGTGCCTGTTCACCAGAAACGGTGTTAAGCAATGTGTGTTGGTACAATCGTTGCGCATCAGTGTGTAGCTGATAGATTGCTTGTGTTGTGCCATCAATTTGATTACCATTATTCGCAGAAATACTTGAGTCAATTGGAATATCAACGCTTTCCGCTAATGATAAGATTGCCTCAGGATAGCTGTATCCTTCCTTTTCCATAATAAAGGAGAAAACGGAACCAGAGCGACCACATGAAAAGCAATTAAATACTTGCTTGTTTTCTTCAACAAATAAGGAAGGATGCCTGTCATCATGAAAAGGGCATGAGCCCGTCCATTGTCGGCCTTTTTTTACCAATTGTGTATATTGGCCGATAACATCAACGATATTTACTTTTGATCGCACATTATCAATAAAAACTTGCGGAATACGATTTGCCAATGGAACCACCTTTCAAACAATAAAAGTCGCAAACTATTTGGTTTGCGACTGAAATCATTCAACTGTTTTAATTATAATAGTTTAAACAAATCTTGTCAACCCCTGTTTTCGAGGCAGGAATACTTCTATACCAGTGTTTAAAGCTATTTTCATTTTAAGGTAATTAGGTATTATGTTAACTAAAAATTTTAAACCTTAAAAAATTCAAACATACGTTTGGATTTTTTAGGGTACTTACTTCTGTTGTCGTCGAACTTCACTTGGCAATGATCTGTAGTACTCTAAAAATATTTTAGTGCCTAATCTAATATTCGTTATACCACTATCTGTAAAAATTTTTCTAATACTTTTATTACTATTTACTATTTCAAAATATACATGTGCCAATCTGACAACGTAAATATAACGACCCAAAGAGATTCCTGATTTCTTTTTAAAAATTCGACTTAAATAATCTGCATTATAATTAAATTTTTCCGACAACGCTTTGACAGTTAATGTTTGTAAATAATTATTGTTGACATAGCCTATAACTTCTCCAAGCCTCTTATCATGTATGGAATCAATCAATATTCCCCGTTGCCTATATTTAGTAAATAGGTGAAAAAGTGTCCTCAAAAGAAGCTCATTAAATTTGAATCGATACCCAGGATATTTACTTTCGGAAACCTCAAACATTTCTTGGATCAGTGATACCACTTCGTGATATTCTTTGTCCTCGTAATTATTATGAATCGTGAACAAAATATTTTCTGGATTATCCCAATAGTGAGATATATATGTCACAGGAACTTGCAATACAATTGAGGAGTTGTTTGAATGAGAGGATGAGTGAAGGATACCGGAGCCAATAGCGATAAAATTTCCAGGATTTAAGACCGTTGTTTGCGATTCATAATTAAACGTAACAGAACCTTCCAAGACTAATACAATCTCAATATGTCGATGCCAATGAAGTGCCCTTGTCCCAGCAAGCTCATTAGATTTGAAAATTTTAACGTCCAAATCGGTATTATTCAAAACTAATTCATATTCACTATCTAAATCATTTTTCACTTTGTTTCACCTAGAATCGAGGTATTATTGAATTTTTTGCCATACTGGCAAGCTCAAAAAATCATATGTTTCTGAGAGCCATTGCCCTTGACTTTCAACATGAATGTCACGTCCATCAATTAGGTGGTGCCATTCACCTTCTGGCAGGTAGTAGTCGACTACGCCGCTTTCTTCCATGATTGGAGCGACTAAAATTTGTGATCCAAGCATGTATTGTCTATCTAATCCAGAACAATTGCTATCGTCAGGGAACTCCATATACATTGGTCTCATCAACGGAATGCCTTGGTTCACCGACTGTGCTGCTTGTTTGTATATATATGGCATTAAATCTTGTTTCATTTTAGAAAACTTACGTGTAACTTCAACTGCTTCTTCATCAAACAGCCAAGGTACTCTATACTGTATATTGCCATGATAACGCGAATGACTAGAAAGTAACCCAAATTGTGTCCACCGCTTATATATTGCTGGGCTAGCATTTTCTTCAAAACCACCAATATCGTGACTCCAAAAAGTAAATCCTGATGACATTAAGCTAAGACCACCTCTTAAAGTGTCCGCCATCGAGTGAAATTGGCTGAGATTATCCCCACCCCAGTGAACTGGGTATTGTTGACCACCAACTGTAGCAGACCTCGCAAAAACAACAGCTTCTCCATCGCCTTTTTCTTGCTTCAATAAATCAAAAACTGCTTTATTATAACGATACGTGTAAAAGTTATGTTCTCCTTCAGGGTTACCGCCATTATTATAAACAGCCCCATGCATCGGAATTCTCTCACCAAAGTCAGTTTTGAAACAATCAACTCCCATGTCAAGCAATTTTTTCAACAGGCTTTGATACCATTCAACTGCATCAGGATTTGTAAAATCAACAATAGCATTACCAGGCTGCCATAAGTCCCATTGCCAAACATTTCCATCTTCCTTTTTGATAAAATATCCATTCTCTTTTCCAATTTCAAATAATCTTGACTTTTGAGAAATATAAGGATTTATCCATACACACACTTTTAAACCTTTGTCATGGATCCTTTTTATCATACCGACTGGATCAGGGAACTTTTCAGCATCCCATTCAAAGTTACTCCATTCAAAGCCTTTCATCCAAAAACAATCAAAATGGAATACAGACAGCGGAATATCTCTTTCAGCCATTCCATCAATAAACTTCATAACTGTTTTTTCAGAATAATCAGTCGTAAAAGAAGTTGATAACCACAATCCAAATGTCCATTCTGGTGGCAAAGTTGAACCACCAGTTAATTTATTATACTTTCCAATAACCTCCTTGGGAGAATCGCCTGCAATGACATAGTACTCCAGGCTTTCCCCTCTCGTTGAAAAGCTAACCCTATCAACTACCTCTGTGGCTACTTCAAAACTTGTCGTTTGGCTCTCATTCACAAAAACACCATAGCATTTACCATTTTTTATATTCTTAATTCCCGGCTGAACAGCCAAATAAAATGGAATTGATTTGTAACTTTGATCTGAACCCGTCCCACCGTCTCGATTAATAATATCAATACTTTGCCCATTTTTTTCAAACGGTCCGAAGGTCTCCCCAAATCCATAAACTTTTGTTCCTGGTAAAAGGCTTAATTGCTCTCTCATGAAATGATCAGCCCAATTAATGTCGCTATCCTTGAACAGTGCCTGCGCTCCAGTAACAGTATTAGGATGCATAACTTTTCCTAACTCATGACCTGATAAGTCGTCAATAGAAGCTTGAGCTTTCAGTTCAGATGCTGTAATTTTTTCCCCTTTATACTTAAAGTCCATGCGAAAATTAGTATGTAAAGGAATCTCAATTTCTAATGATCCGCTTTTATATTTAATTGCGTCCGATGAGCGAGTGATTTTAGTTTTTACTGGTGTCTGCGCTAAATCATATAAAGGATTGCCATCCTGCTGATCAAAATGTTTGATTCTTACGCCTATAACATCGTGAGTTGGACTAAATAGCGAAATAGTCGAGTTACCCACATCTAACATATCGCTGCGAGTATTCAATCTCTGATAACTTGCGTAGACATTCAAATCTTTACGATTTTGACCTGAAATTTCTGTAT contains:
- a CDS encoding helix-turn-helix transcriptional regulator, translating into MKNDLDSEYELVLNNTDLDVKIFKSNELAGTRALHWHRHIEIVLVLEGSVTFNYESQTTVLNPGNFIAIGSGILHSSSHSNNSSIVLQVPVTYISHYWDNPENILFTIHNNYEDKEYHEVVSLIQEMFEVSESKYPGYRFKFNELLLRTLFHLFTKYRQRGILIDSIHDKRLGEVIGYVNNNYLQTLTVKALSEKFNYNADYLSRIFKKKSGISLGRYIYVVRLAHVYFEIVNSNKSIRKIFTDSGITNIRLGTKIFLEYYRSLPSEVRRQQK
- the yicI gene encoding alpha-xylosidase — translated: MKFSDGYWLGKDNYIINSPIEAYDTEVTDTEISGQNRKDLNVYASYQRLNTRSDMLDVGNSTISLFSPTHDVIGVRIKHFDQQDGNPLYDLAQTPVKTKITRSSDAIKYKSGSLEIEIPLHTNFRMDFKYKGEKITASELKAQASIDDLSGHELGKVMHPNTVTGAQALFKDSDINWADHFMREQLSLLPGTKVYGFGETFGPFEKNGQSIDIINRDGGTGSDQSYKSIPFYLAVQPGIKNIKNGKCYGVFVNESQTTSFEVATEVVDRVSFSTRGESLEYYVIAGDSPKEVIGKYNKLTGGSTLPPEWTFGLWLSTSFTTDYSEKTVMKFIDGMAERDIPLSVFHFDCFWMKGFEWSNFEWDAEKFPDPVGMIKRIHDKGLKVCVWINPYISQKSRLFEIGKENGYFIKKEDGNVWQWDLWQPGNAIVDFTNPDAVEWYQSLLKKLLDMGVDCFKTDFGERIPMHGAVYNNGGNPEGEHNFYTYRYNKAVFDLLKQEKGDGEAVVFARSATVGGQQYPVHWGGDNLSQFHSMADTLRGGLSLMSSGFTFWSHDIGGFEENASPAIYKRWTQFGLLSSHSRYHGNIQYRVPWLFDEEAVEVTRKFSKMKQDLMPYIYKQAAQSVNQGIPLMRPMYMEFPDDSNCSGLDRQYMLGSQILVAPIMEESGVVDYYLPEGEWHHLIDGRDIHVESQGQWLSETYDFLSLPVWQKIQ